In Pogoniulus pusillus isolate bPogPus1 chromosome 2, bPogPus1.pri, whole genome shotgun sequence, the following are encoded in one genomic region:
- the MRAS gene encoding ras-related protein M-Ras — protein MATSAVPSENLPTYKLVVVGDGGVGKSALTIQFFQKIFVPDYDPTIEDSYLKHTEIDGQWAILDVLDTAGQEEFSAMREQYMRTGDGFLIVFSVTDKASFEHVDRFHQLILRVKDRESFPMILVANKVDLMHLRKITREQGREMATKHNIPYIETSAKDPPLNVDKAFHDLVRVIRQQIPEKSQKKKKKTKWRGDRATGSHKLQCVIL, from the exons ATGGCTACAAGTGCTGTTCCCAGTGAAAACCTCCCTACATACAAGCTGGTGGTGGTTGGAGATGGCGGCGTGGGGAAGAGTGCTCTCACCATTCAGTTTTTTCAGAAGATCTTTGTGCCAGACTATGACCCAACTATTGAAGACTCCTATCTGAAGCACACAGAAATAGATGGGCAATGGGCAATTCTTGATG TTTTGGATACTGCAGGCCAAGAGGAGTTCAGCGCAATGCGGGAGCAGTACATGAGGACTGGAGACGGTTTTCTTATAGTCTTCTCAGTGACAGACAAAGCTAGCTTTGAGCATGTGGACCGCTTCCACCAGCTGATCCTCAGAGTCAAGGACAG agagtcCTTTCCAATGATTTTGGTGGCAAACAAGGTTGACCTAATGCATTTACGAAAAATTACAAGAGAACAGGGAAGAGAAATGGCAACAAAACATAAT ATTCCCTATATAGAAACTAGCGCCAAGGACCCACCTCTGAATGTTGACAAGGCCTTTCATGATCTCGTGAGGGTAATAAG GCAACAGATCCCAGAGAAAagccagaagaagaagaaaaagaccaAATGGCGAGGGGACAGAGCTACGGGCTCCCACAAACTCCAGTGTGTGATTTTGTGA